A genomic region of Streptomyces rimosus contains the following coding sequences:
- a CDS encoding phage distal tail protein — MPYAAGDSLGGLRADLGPLPLGAVDSSGVAWSLMKLDGWGSAAVRAEYQPREGDHGTWASPVYLGERPVTLAGTITAPDLAALDDAMERLRSAAALTDTPLVVHESIPKLVTVRRAGEPLLEYLTDQIASYSVLVTAADPRRYATVLQQGSTGLPVTTGGLTPPYAVPYTLAATTVAGQVDAYNEGSMDTRPTMTITGPVSRPTVFGQMPDGSVRMLMYGLDLADGDQLVIDTDAHTAILNGNVSRRRYLTTPQGWPTIPAGGAVSYQFRAAAYSPTALLTVRWRSAWM; from the coding sequence GTGCCGTACGCCGCGGGCGACAGTCTCGGCGGGCTGCGGGCCGATCTCGGCCCGCTCCCGCTCGGGGCCGTGGACAGCTCGGGGGTCGCTTGGTCCCTGATGAAATTGGACGGCTGGGGCTCGGCGGCAGTGCGGGCGGAGTACCAGCCGCGCGAGGGAGATCACGGCACGTGGGCGTCGCCGGTCTACCTCGGGGAGCGGCCAGTCACGCTGGCCGGCACCATCACCGCGCCGGACCTGGCCGCGCTGGACGATGCGATGGAGCGGCTGCGGTCCGCGGCCGCGCTGACCGACACCCCTCTGGTCGTCCACGAGAGCATCCCGAAACTGGTCACGGTCCGGCGTGCGGGTGAGCCGCTGCTGGAGTACCTGACGGACCAGATCGCGTCCTACTCGGTGCTGGTCACGGCGGCGGACCCGCGGCGGTACGCCACCGTCCTGCAGCAGGGCAGTACGGGCCTGCCGGTCACCACCGGCGGGCTGACGCCGCCGTACGCCGTGCCGTACACGCTGGCGGCGACGACCGTGGCCGGGCAGGTCGACGCCTACAACGAAGGCAGCATGGACACCCGGCCGACGATGACGATCACCGGTCCGGTCAGCAGGCCGACGGTGTTCGGGCAGATGCCGGACGGGTCGGTGCGGATGCTGATGTACGGCCTGGACCTCGCCGACGGCGACCAGCTCGTCATCGACACCGACGCCCACACCGCGATCCTCAACGGCAACGTCAGCCGGCGCCGCTACCTGACCACGCCTCAGGGCTGGCCCACCATCCCCGCCGGCGGGGCCGTCAGCTACCAGTTCAGGGCCGCCGCCTACTCCCCTACCGCTCTGCTGACCGTCCGCTGGCGCTCGGCCTGGATGTGA
- a CDS encoding phage tail tape measure protein → MADRTVRVVLTGTVMPYQAAMRQAARVTQQTAGQIAASARAGTQRAEASLTSMARAAQVQSGRASAAVNGMAQRASASMNRLGARGAAAFSPISAASSRAAAQVSARWQAATQTVQSRIARTAAAARTGGALMGAGLASGADRVTLRWNAALTATQARFPRLAALATAAGSRAAAGLSAGAGAVASRWSAASSAVAARWQAAMAAVGRGAAGVQGAAGAGAAAVSARWSAAAGAVAARWRATSAAVTGSMAAARTAAGSAAGWVAARWSAAAAATGRALGSMHLAAVAAGAGIMGVANNGTRALKAVRIASLGLVGAFVAAALAAASFEKGMSEVRAVTDGSAAEMRQLSQAALDAGNATKYSASEAANAEAELARAGVSTADIIGGALKGSLDLAASGQLELGESAIISAQAMNAFHLKGADVAHIADVISAGAGKSATNVHDMGMAFRQTALLANQTGLSLEDTVGTLAMFAQNALTGSDAGTSLKVMLQRLTPQSNEAQAAMDAVGFSAYDSQGNFVGLSEMAQRLHDSFGNLTPEARNAAFATIFGSDAVRAATILYQAGAIGVDTWRKAVSDSGYATRVAATMTDNLAGDYERLTSALTTGLISSGSAANGMLRNMTQALTSAVNWYNNLSPAAQRSVTAVVGIVGAVGLAGTALLLMLPRIMAVRRELVAMGLTAARARAAMITLGKVGLVVGALAAVKFGVDALGRKLLEAPPNVTKLTNSLVDLAVRGKAAGEVSKAFGKDLDGFGDAVKRITDPEGLTAFTDALGKVPLIGGEAGGLTEAKDKVNALDEALTQMVQSGSADVAQKAFSRLAAEAEKQGVSTDKVKELLPQYADALAGADTQAKLSAQGQKQLSNQAAMTKEQFEDQRTAAEKLTDALSALNGVNISAGQDEIAFQSSLHSLTEAVKENGRSLDVTSEKGRAVKGAFLDAAKAAMTHAQSVAEQKNSIAAGNAVLEQDIAALKRTMHAAGFSTDAINRLTAAYAQLPASKTTDVKAETKAAVADLQQLQSKIRNTKGKEIPMHALTATAEQALKALGYRVTHMPDGSVTVSIPTGPPSAQAARIQGAIDNIQNHKQVTVSIFKTEYLRSLPGPYAPGVNGRARGGPVGYAGGGDVQVRPRGYVRGPGTDTSDSILALMAAGPVRLSDREYVVRASAVRRYGLPFLDAVNSERLPKFARGGVQGFAGGGFTYTPTGGVTMSGLGGDPKQRYDELISKLRDAYAEYQTAVNDLTKIKKGKHTKAELRAAQNKVNKEYADVKWYNQQLGLPSGAKPPSGFSLAAYQKQLNDSLAATNWWKRNLDIISKRGGQDIRELLEGMGSEGYALVEQLAKASDKQFKDIIGKLQKVGGIAKATLSDFTKQLGNSTAKSEQFAADLQTLASRGFGDLAAQLAAQGDATAMDLAHQAVTGKASDVAAANKAVGKHNRALTGEELTASLTVLTALRSKPGAGIADVIGAGVDFSTLKTLVPKMLAQINKLPDTYKRTFLAQWTGQGGVTAMARGGILTRPTAVLAAEAGKVESWIPVDDSTRSRGLLSRTAGLMGYQLVPAGRYGAARTEQRPVVQEIARHTTVNLDGAKQSTAEQAADIARHLAFVG, encoded by the coding sequence GTGGCTGACCGTACCGTCCGGGTTGTCCTGACCGGCACCGTTATGCCGTACCAGGCCGCGATGCGGCAGGCCGCCCGCGTCACCCAGCAGACGGCCGGGCAGATCGCGGCGAGCGCCCGCGCCGGCACCCAGCGGGCCGAGGCGTCGCTGACGTCGATGGCCCGCGCGGCCCAGGTGCAGTCCGGCCGGGCCAGCGCCGCGGTCAACGGCATGGCTCAGCGGGCCTCGGCGTCCATGAACCGGCTCGGAGCGCGGGGTGCGGCGGCGTTCTCGCCGATCAGCGCGGCCTCCAGCCGGGCAGCGGCGCAGGTGTCCGCCCGGTGGCAGGCGGCCACGCAGACGGTGCAGTCCCGCATCGCCCGTACGGCGGCCGCCGCCCGCACGGGCGGGGCGCTGATGGGCGCGGGCCTGGCGTCCGGCGCCGACCGGGTCACGCTGCGGTGGAACGCGGCGCTCACCGCGACGCAGGCGCGGTTCCCGCGGCTGGCGGCCCTGGCCACCGCCGCGGGCTCGCGCGCGGCGGCCGGCCTGTCGGCCGGGGCGGGCGCGGTTGCTTCGCGATGGTCCGCCGCGTCATCGGCGGTGGCCGCGCGCTGGCAGGCCGCGATGGCGGCGGTGGGCCGAGGCGCTGCAGGCGTGCAGGGCGCGGCTGGGGCTGGTGCGGCGGCGGTGTCGGCGCGCTGGTCGGCGGCGGCCGGGGCCGTGGCGGCCCGCTGGCGGGCGACGTCGGCGGCGGTCACCGGGTCGATGGCGGCCGCGCGTACGGCGGCCGGGTCCGCGGCGGGCTGGGTGGCGGCCCGCTGGTCGGCCGCTGCCGCGGCGACCGGCCGGGCGCTCGGGTCCATGCACCTGGCGGCCGTCGCGGCGGGCGCCGGCATCATGGGCGTCGCCAACAACGGCACGAGGGCGCTCAAGGCTGTCCGGATCGCGAGCCTTGGGCTGGTGGGCGCGTTCGTCGCTGCGGCGCTGGCCGCCGCGTCCTTCGAAAAGGGCATGTCCGAGGTCCGGGCCGTCACGGACGGCTCGGCGGCCGAGATGCGACAGCTCTCCCAAGCCGCACTGGACGCGGGCAACGCCACCAAGTATTCCGCCTCCGAGGCGGCGAACGCGGAAGCGGAGCTGGCGCGCGCGGGCGTCTCGACGGCCGACATCATCGGCGGCGCCCTGAAGGGGAGCCTGGACCTCGCTGCTTCTGGACAGCTGGAGTTGGGCGAGAGCGCCATCATCTCGGCCCAGGCGATGAACGCCTTCCACTTGAAGGGCGCGGACGTCGCGCACATCGCCGACGTCATCTCGGCAGGCGCGGGCAAGAGCGCCACGAACGTGCACGACATGGGCATGGCGTTCAGACAGACCGCGCTGCTGGCCAACCAGACCGGCTTGTCGCTGGAGGACACGGTCGGCACTCTGGCGATGTTCGCTCAGAACGCTCTGACCGGCTCGGATGCGGGCACGTCGCTGAAGGTCATGCTGCAGCGCCTCACCCCGCAGTCCAATGAGGCTCAGGCCGCGATGGATGCCGTGGGTTTTTCGGCGTACGACTCGCAGGGGAATTTCGTCGGCCTGAGCGAGATGGCGCAGCGGTTGCACGACTCGTTCGGGAACCTGACTCCCGAGGCGAGGAACGCGGCCTTCGCGACGATCTTCGGCAGCGACGCGGTGCGCGCGGCCACGATCCTCTACCAGGCCGGCGCGATCGGCGTCGACACCTGGCGGAAAGCGGTCTCCGACTCCGGCTACGCGACCAGGGTCGCGGCCACGATGACCGACAACCTCGCCGGAGACTACGAGCGGTTGACGAGCGCACTGACGACCGGACTGATCTCGTCCGGCTCCGCCGCGAACGGGATGCTCCGCAACATGACGCAGGCCCTGACCAGCGCCGTGAACTGGTACAACAACCTTTCGCCTGCCGCCCAGCGCAGCGTGACGGCCGTCGTCGGCATCGTGGGCGCGGTCGGTCTGGCCGGCACGGCGCTGCTGCTGATGTTGCCGCGCATCATGGCCGTACGCCGTGAACTGGTGGCGATGGGGCTGACGGCGGCGCGTGCACGGGCCGCGATGATAACGCTCGGCAAGGTCGGCCTGGTCGTTGGTGCTCTCGCCGCGGTGAAGTTCGGCGTGGACGCGCTCGGCCGGAAGCTGCTGGAAGCCCCGCCCAACGTCACCAAGCTGACGAACTCGCTGGTCGACCTCGCGGTGCGGGGCAAGGCGGCGGGCGAGGTCAGCAAGGCGTTCGGTAAGGATCTCGACGGCTTTGGGGACGCGGTGAAGCGCATCACCGATCCCGAGGGGCTGACGGCGTTCACGGACGCGCTGGGCAAGGTGCCGCTGATCGGCGGTGAGGCCGGCGGGCTGACGGAGGCCAAGGACAAGGTCAACGCCCTTGATGAGGCCCTGACTCAGATGGTCCAGTCCGGCAGCGCGGACGTGGCACAGAAGGCGTTCTCCCGGTTGGCCGCAGAGGCCGAGAAGCAGGGCGTATCCACGGACAAGGTCAAGGAGCTGCTGCCGCAGTATGCCGACGCATTGGCGGGCGCGGACACGCAGGCCAAGCTGTCGGCCCAAGGGCAGAAGCAACTGAGCAACCAGGCCGCGATGACGAAGGAGCAGTTCGAGGACCAGCGCACCGCGGCCGAGAAACTGACCGACGCGCTGTCCGCGCTCAACGGCGTGAACATCTCGGCGGGCCAGGACGAGATCGCGTTCCAGTCGTCACTGCACTCGCTGACGGAAGCCGTCAAGGAGAACGGCCGCAGTCTCGACGTGACCAGCGAAAAGGGTCGCGCGGTCAAGGGCGCGTTCCTGGACGCGGCCAAGGCGGCGATGACGCATGCCCAGTCGGTGGCCGAGCAGAAGAACAGCATCGCCGCGGGCAACGCCGTTCTGGAGCAGGACATCGCGGCGCTGAAGCGCACGATGCACGCTGCGGGGTTCTCAACGGATGCGATCAACCGGCTGACGGCAGCCTACGCTCAGCTGCCGGCGTCGAAGACGACCGACGTCAAGGCGGAGACCAAGGCCGCGGTGGCGGATCTGCAGCAGCTCCAGAGCAAGATCCGCAACACCAAGGGCAAAGAGATCCCGATGCACGCGCTCACCGCTACCGCCGAGCAGGCCCTGAAAGCGCTCGGGTACCGGGTCACGCACATGCCGGACGGCTCGGTGACCGTCTCCATCCCGACCGGCCCTCCGTCCGCGCAGGCCGCCCGCATCCAGGGCGCGATCGACAACATCCAGAACCACAAGCAGGTCACTGTCAGCATCTTCAAAACCGAGTACCTCCGCAGCCTGCCCGGCCCCTACGCCCCCGGAGTCAACGGGCGCGCCCGCGGCGGCCCAGTGGGCTACGCGGGCGGCGGCGACGTGCAGGTGCGCCCGCGGGGTTACGTGCGGGGGCCTGGCACCGACACGTCCGACTCGATCCTCGCGCTCATGGCGGCCGGGCCGGTCCGGCTCTCCGACCGCGAGTACGTGGTCAGGGCGTCGGCGGTGCGGCGGTACGGGCTGCCGTTCCTCGACGCGGTCAACAGCGAGCGCCTCCCGAAGTTCGCGCGGGGCGGCGTGCAGGGCTTCGCGGGCGGTGGGTTCACGTACACGCCGACCGGCGGGGTGACCATGTCCGGCCTGGGCGGCGACCCCAAGCAGCGCTACGACGAGCTGATCAGCAAGCTGCGGGACGCGTACGCCGAGTACCAGACGGCCGTCAACGACCTGACCAAGATCAAGAAGGGGAAGCACACCAAGGCCGAGCTGCGGGCGGCGCAGAACAAGGTCAACAAGGAGTACGCCGACGTCAAGTGGTACAACCAGCAGTTGGGCCTGCCGTCCGGAGCCAAGCCGCCGTCCGGCTTCAGCCTGGCCGCTTACCAGAAGCAGCTCAACGACTCCCTCGCGGCGACGAACTGGTGGAAGCGCAACCTGGACATCATCTCCAAGCGCGGGGGCCAGGACATCCGCGAGCTGCTGGAAGGCATGGGCTCGGAGGGCTACGCGCTCGTTGAGCAGCTGGCGAAGGCGTCCGACAAGCAGTTCAAGGACATCATCGGCAAGCTGCAGAAGGTCGGGGGCATCGCCAAGGCCACGCTGAGCGATTTCACCAAGCAGCTGGGCAACAGCACGGCGAAAAGCGAGCAGTTCGCCGCCGACCTGCAGACCCTCGCCAGCCGGGGCTTCGGGGACCTGGCCGCGCAACTGGCGGCGCAGGGCGACGCCACAGCGATGGACCTGGCCCACCAGGCCGTCACCGGCAAGGCCAGCGACGTGGCCGCGGCGAACAAGGCCGTGGGCAAGCACAACCGGGCCTTGACCGGCGAGGAGCTGACCGCGTCGCTGACCGTGCTGACCGCACTTCGCTCGAAGCCGGGCGCGGGCATCGCCGACGTCATCGGCGCGGGCGTCGACTTCAGCACGCTGAAGACGCTGGTGCCGAAGATGCTCGCGCAGATCAACAAGCTGCCCGACACGTACAAGCGCACCTTCCTGGCGCAGTGGACGGGGCAGGGCGGGGTCACCGCGATGGCGCGCGGCGGCATCCTCACCCGGCCCACCGCCGTCCTCGCCGCCGAGGCCGGAAAGGTCGAGTCGTGGATCCCGGTCGACGACTCGACCCGCTCGCGCGGCCTGCTGTCGCGGACGGCCGGGCTCATGGGCTACCAGCTGGTGCCCGCCGGCCGGTACGGGGCCGCCCGTACGGAGCAGCGGCCGGTGGTGCAGGAAATCGCCCGGCACACCACGGTCAACCTCGACGGCGCCAAACAGAGCACGGCCGAGCAGGCCGCCGACATCGCGCGCCATCTGGCGTTCGTGGGATAG
- a CDS encoding phage tail tube protein, which translates to MSDLISDGKTKVIWLASISSQSAPPAPELNAAPDITWRVTPDGLKIDPDTASVDTNSLASRFDTAEPGRVKYDIEVTCKRGTTPQEDLPWKTFTYGTHGYLGVRRGIDYEIAFAPGQEVEIYPIACGEPASAPPAANEVAKFTSKMMLTTAPTTRAVVA; encoded by the coding sequence ATGTCCGATCTGATCTCCGATGGCAAGACGAAGGTGATCTGGCTGGCGTCGATCAGCTCCCAGAGCGCACCGCCGGCCCCCGAGCTGAACGCCGCGCCCGACATTACGTGGCGCGTCACCCCGGACGGCCTGAAGATCGACCCCGACACCGCCAGCGTCGACACGAACAGCCTCGCGAGCCGCTTCGACACGGCCGAGCCGGGCCGCGTGAAATACGACATCGAGGTGACGTGCAAGCGGGGTACCACCCCGCAGGAGGACCTGCCGTGGAAGACCTTCACCTACGGCACCCACGGCTACCTGGGCGTCCGCCGCGGCATCGACTACGAGATCGCGTTCGCGCCTGGCCAGGAGGTCGAGATCTACCCGATCGCCTGCGGTGAACCGGCCTCCGCGCCGCCCGCCGCGAACGAAGTCGCGAAATTCACCTCGAAGATGATGCTGACGACCGCCCCGACGACGCGAGCGGTGGTGGCCTGA
- a CDS encoding DUF6093 family protein has translation MNELDAILAAGRAAAAALARETVAMYRPGADDFDWSTGTTTPAASTALYTGPARVKPLSAEGREVDAGEQPLTLRRFTVSLPWAAPVPPLRPRPGDVIDVLASPDARMAGLRLWVTGADYSSTATAWRISAEERS, from the coding sequence GTGAACGAACTCGACGCAATCCTGGCGGCGGGCCGGGCGGCGGCCGCGGCACTGGCGCGCGAGACGGTGGCGATGTACCGGCCCGGCGCGGACGACTTCGACTGGTCGACGGGCACGACCACACCGGCCGCGTCGACCGCGCTCTACACCGGGCCGGCGCGGGTCAAGCCCTTGTCGGCCGAGGGCCGTGAGGTCGACGCAGGCGAACAGCCGCTGACGCTGCGCCGGTTCACCGTATCCCTGCCCTGGGCCGCCCCGGTACCGCCGCTCCGGCCCCGTCCAGGGGACGTGATCGACGTCCTGGCGTCGCCGGACGCGCGGATGGCGGGCCTGCGGCTGTGGGTGACCGGCGCGGACTACAGCAGTACGGCCACGGCGTGGCGGATCAGCGCGGAGGAGAGGTCATGA
- a CDS encoding phage major capsid protein: MAYNNVTSRTDAAALIPEEVSKEMLGKAVEDSAALAMFKRIPVARGQVRLPILSALPVAYWVAGDTGLKQTTEINWSNKFLNIEEMATIAPFPDNVLADTDADLWDEAEPLVREAFGRLLDSTIFFGTNAPSSFPTNIMSAAAAAGNSVNEGSTAAQGGFFGDIDNLYEKVEADGFEVNGFVAATSAKSKLRRARDTQGRKLDVGRTSGDLRTLDGYPIQYAMKGMFPLAGGAGVDGVRLFAGDWNEFVIGVRSDITMKVLDQAVIQDNTGAIIYNLAQQDMTAVRLTFRVGWQVSNRINNEQPTEASRYPVGVLKTVGA; this comes from the coding sequence GTGGCCTACAACAACGTCACCAGCCGCACCGATGCGGCGGCCCTCATCCCCGAGGAAGTCTCCAAGGAGATGCTCGGCAAGGCCGTGGAGGATTCCGCGGCACTGGCCATGTTCAAGCGGATCCCGGTCGCCCGCGGGCAGGTCCGGCTGCCGATCCTCTCGGCCCTGCCGGTGGCCTACTGGGTCGCCGGAGACACCGGCCTGAAGCAGACCACAGAGATCAACTGGAGCAACAAGTTCCTCAACATCGAGGAAATGGCGACGATCGCCCCCTTCCCCGACAACGTCCTGGCGGACACCGACGCGGACCTGTGGGACGAGGCCGAGCCGCTGGTGCGCGAGGCGTTCGGCCGGCTGCTGGACTCCACCATCTTCTTCGGCACCAACGCCCCCTCCAGCTTCCCGACGAACATCATGTCGGCGGCCGCCGCCGCGGGCAACAGCGTCAACGAGGGCTCCACCGCCGCCCAGGGCGGCTTCTTCGGCGACATCGACAACCTCTACGAGAAGGTGGAGGCCGACGGCTTCGAGGTCAACGGCTTCGTCGCCGCCACCTCCGCCAAGTCCAAGCTGCGCCGGGCCCGGGACACCCAGGGCCGCAAGCTCGACGTCGGCCGCACCAGCGGTGACCTGCGCACCCTGGACGGCTACCCGATCCAGTACGCCATGAAGGGCATGTTCCCCCTGGCCGGCGGCGCGGGCGTGGACGGCGTGCGGCTGTTCGCCGGGGACTGGAACGAGTTCGTGATCGGGGTCCGCTCCGACATCACCATGAAGGTGCTGGACCAGGCCGTCATCCAGGACAACACCGGAGCGATCATCTACAACCTCGCCCAGCAGGACATGACCGCCGTGCGCCTGACGTTCCGGGTGGGCTGGCAGGTCTCGAACCGCATCAACAACGAGCAGCCCACCGAGGCCAGCCGCTACCCCGTCGGCGTGCTCAAGACCGTTGGCGCCTGA